In the Drosophila willistoni isolate 14030-0811.24 chromosome 3R, UCI_dwil_1.1, whole genome shotgun sequence genome, TTGATGTCTGTCAAGTGAGTGGTTTGAATGCCTTTTGACAAGCGGATTTGAGAGAGACGCGGACCCGAGACCAGACCAAAACCTTTCCTTCTTCCACTCGACAGCACACACGGACTTTTGTCAATGTGCGTCCAAGAGTGCACAGACATAGTTTTCAATCAGTTAAACTAAAAGGCACTTAAGTTTTGTTTCCCTCTTTATATATTGCAGATTGAGCTAAAACTATTACGGAATAATAATTTTCAGTATGAAGTCATCTAGAGTTAATGAATCACCACCCGCCTCCAATTTAAAGACATCCACGACGGCCGGAGAATATATGCTGAATTTCGAGAATGTCATAGAAACTGGCAAAGAAGCCTCCATGACCAGGGAATATAATCCGCAAGTGGCCTACGAATTCGAACGATATCTAAATCCTCAAAAGCTTAAGCAACATGTGCTCAAAAGTGAGAAACTTCATGCGATCTTGGAGCACTATGCGAGGGAGACAAAACAACCCCTGAAACAATTGGAACAGCAGGCTAAACAGATTATCGATGAGATCGGTTTGGATCGGAATATGGCCATAATACGTTGGTGTGGCATTGCCATAACGGCCATTGGCAAAAGGATTTGTGATGGCTTTTATGTGAATTCGGCCAGCATGGCCAATGTACGCAAAGATATGGGTCGTTGTCCAGTTTTATATCTACCCAGTCATCGTAGCTATATGGATTTTATACTGATGTCATATATATGTTATTATTATGATATCGAAATACCGGGTATAGCAGCTGGCATGGGTAAGTGAGTCATTTAGCCAAAAATTTCAAGCGTTATTATTAACCTTATGACTTACGACTAATGCATTTTAAGTTCAAAGCTTATAAACTAATTACACATGCATTAATcatattattttcttaatttttagaTTTCCACTCAATGTTTGGCATGGGAACTATGCTAAGGAAAACGGGAGCATTTTTCATGCGGCGCAGTTTCTCAAATGATGAGCTCTATTGGGATATATTTCGGGAGTATATGTACGCTCTGGTTGCCAGCTATCACATTGGAGTGGAATTCTTTATCGAGGGTACAAGGTCAAGAAATTTCAAGGCTTTAGTACCAAAAGTTGGCCTCCTTTCGATGGCCCTGTTGCCCTACTTTACGGGCGAAGTGCCCGATGTTACTATAGTGCCGGTTAGTGTGGCCTATGAAAGGGTTCTGGAAGAGCAACTCTTTGTCTACGAACTGCTGGGTGTGCCCAAACCTAAAGAATCGACAAAAGGATTTTTCAAAGCGCTAAAAATCATCGATGAACGTTTTGGTAAAatgtttttggattttggtgaACCGATTTCGGTGCGTGAATTCTTTGGACATACTTCCGGGCAACGGATGCAACGTGCCGGTGTGGGTGGACATCTGCAGAAACTGAATCGTCAGGAGATTGAGCTGGTTAAGCAATTGGCTAATGAGGTTATCTATCAACAGCAAAGACGCATTGTGATCAATACGTTCAATTTATTGAGCCTCTACTATGCCAGTCAATTGTATGCTCAGCGTACGGTGAATATTGATGAACTCTCGCGGGGATTGCTGCATCTAAAACGGATCTTCGAGCAACTGGGCTCTCATGTCAGCACGAATGCCAATAACATTAAGGCGGATATAATTGATGCAGTGGAAATACATTCGAATATAGTTAATTTTAATCGGGCACGCCTGCAATTTACACCCATGAAAGCCAAGCAATTGGCCGCCCAAATCGATGTGAAGCGTCTAAAGGCTCATGCTTTGAGTCCACAAACTATGGCGGTGGCCGTACCCATGTTAGCCCTTCAATTATATATTAATCCCTGCATGTTTTGGTTGGCCAGACCGGCATATCTATTGCTGGCTGGCCTGAAAGAGCAACAAAGACAAAAGTCAAATACTCCAGAGTCCCGAAGTGCCACCTTGGCGGCATTGCATACGCATGTAACCTCAATGGATACACTCTTCCAGCATGAGTTTATCATTGAGTCCAATCGTGAGGCAGTTGAATTTGAAACACATCTTCAGTTGTTAGTCAATGAGAATGTCTTACAACTGGAACCGAATGGTTCAATTAGTGTTAAGGATAACGAATGTTCCCGTGTCATATTGGCGGCCTTGGCTCCATTTTTGTGCCTGTATTATCAATTGGCTGTTACCTTGCGGCAGGTCGGTAATCATATATTCTTTAAAAACTTGTGTTATAGATATTTTAATGCCCTATATATTTGCAGCTCCCTCTTGATGTGGAGTTTAGCAATAAGGATTTGCTGGTACGTGTGCAACAGCATGTGGAGCGATTGCTGCAACAGCAGGATGGAGCTGCCTCTCATGTTCATCCCTATTGCTTGGCCCTGGACAATCTGAATATAGCCATTTATGCTCTTATTCAACGTGGCTATATACTTAAATCCCGGGAAACAGGCCAAATGCTTATACCCAGTGCCCAGAGTACGGGCAAATGTTTAAAAGAATTGGAATTACAGCTACTGGAATACTGTCAACTAATGCCATTTGCTCAGTACTCGATAGCGGCCAATCAGCAGGCCCAGTTTCATATAGCAAAATTATAACTGATGGCCACAAATGGCAAGCGATTGGGTATAGATGACTCATTCGCCGCCGTCGCCGCCGCCGCCCAAACAAATAATTGTCATCAGCATAGTCATAGCTTTAGTCGAATAAGTTCATTCATTGTTGGCTTGCTCAAGAATTGTCGAATCGTTTGCATTCTATTCGTTTTTGTAATTGTTGCTCCCATTTGGCAATTCCTTTGCTGGTTGATTTCATTCATCATTTATACATCATCATCCATTTAAAAGGATAAACGACGGTGGGAAAAACTTTTAGGAATCGGGTTTTAATAATCGGGGGAAATATTGGGAAACCGAAAGGTTGTGGTTATCGTTTTGGTGGTTTgctcattaatttttttagcgcattatttgttttttatttttcggtTCATTGCCATATCTAGAAATAGTCATTAACACCcaataacaacacaaaaaattgCCACCTTCAGtcgaattttaaataaattattggTAGGTCCCATCGAAATATGACTACTTATAtagtacataaatatatattctatatagaaatgttcttacaaaataaaaaaagaaaacaaacaggAAAACTAAGCACAAAACACAGAAACAATAAGACATCACACAAAAACCTTAAACAGAATTTCCTATTAATTGTGGATATCTACTTTGGTTGATCTCACGATCTTGCCTTTATCATTCTGATTGATCATTCCCATATCTTAATTTAgacaaaataaattcaattctAATGCTAATTTGTGATCTAACCGTGCCAATATCAATTGTACTACAGTCATGcacaatttaaaaacaattatattCCCAAAAGACCTTCAATAACTTGGACTAGAAATAGTAAAGATGTTGATTTAGCCAATTCTTTCAGATTTTACAGAGagtgtttcttgaatttcataatatcGTATCGATATTTGCATTGATTCTTTAGTTTCTTTGAAGACCTTTTGAAAAAAACCTAGTCTGGAAATTAATCAATCCACTGTGGATAAAATAATTCATTAACACTTTTACTTGGATCTGATCGTCATTCCTAGTTAAAGTTTGCCGCACAAACCgacacaacacacacaaatgatAAACTGAGCTACAAAATGTGCAATATATACACGATAcatacaaaaccaaaatacaatatatttttgtgttcttgTATAACatgtttttatatacaaaacgaaaaaccaaTACAAtagtgaattttatatttatatagaaactTAAACACCAATCCTAACACCTAACAGCaataataaaagtatttaattcaTTTACAATCAACAAAATTCCCGTTTAAATTGCTCCAAAGTACGTTGACTAATAACCACCTGCATTAGCAGACGTTGAGGATTCTCCAGATCGGCCTGGGTATCAATGACGGCGGCATTTTTATATAGCCAGGCCATCTCGGGTCCGCCGCTGGGCACGCGCATCTGAATCTTACGACGTCCGGTGACAGAGAGGATTTGCGCTTCAATATCAAGTAGAAGTGGATCAAGGCCAATTTGTGATCTTGCTGATATTCTATGGTGAGCCGTACTCTCCTCGGCATGGTCATCAGCATTTGGCACTAGATCACATTTGTTAAAGACATTAATAATGGGCGGCTGATGTTCACCGCCCACATTGAAGGCCAAGGAACGTAAAGTACTTTCCACATGATTGCGCTGAGCATTGTGGCAAGGATGCGATATATCCTGCACATGTATAATGATGTCCTGGT is a window encoding:
- the LOC6650388 gene encoding dihydroxyacetone phosphate acyltransferase, giving the protein MKSSRVNESPPASNLKTSTTAGEYMLNFENVIETGKEASMTREYNPQVAYEFERYLNPQKLKQHVLKSEKLHAILEHYARETKQPLKQLEQQAKQIIDEIGLDRNMAIIRWCGIAITAIGKRICDGFYVNSASMANVRKDMGRCPVLYLPSHRSYMDFILMSYICYYYDIEIPGIAAGMDFHSMFGMGTMLRKTGAFFMRRSFSNDELYWDIFREYMYALVASYHIGVEFFIEGTRSRNFKALVPKVGLLSMALLPYFTGEVPDVTIVPVSVAYERVLEEQLFVYELLGVPKPKESTKGFFKALKIIDERFGKMFLDFGEPISVREFFGHTSGQRMQRAGVGGHLQKLNRQEIELVKQLANEVIYQQQRRIVINTFNLLSLYYASQLYAQRTVNIDELSRGLLHLKRIFEQLGSHVSTNANNIKADIIDAVEIHSNIVNFNRARLQFTPMKAKQLAAQIDVKRLKAHALSPQTMAVAVPMLALQLYINPCMFWLARPAYLLLAGLKEQQRQKSNTPESRSATLAALHTHVTSMDTLFQHEFIIESNREAVEFETHLQLLVNENVLQLEPNGSISVKDNECSRVILAALAPFLCLYYQLAVTLRQLPLDVEFSNKDLLVRVQQHVERLLQQQDGAASHVHPYCLALDNLNIAIYALIQRGYILKSRETGQMLIPSAQSTGKCLKELELQLLEYCQLMPFAQYSIAANQQAQFHIAKL